CTGCAAGTTGCTGATCTTGAGCTTTGTTTTTTGCAGGCGATCGCGCAACTTCTGCTTATCCCCTTTGAGTTGCTCAATCCGAGATTGCCGCTCAGCTAGTTGTGATTGTAGCTGTTCTGCGTGCGATCGCAATTGTAGGGCTTGCACCTCTAGAGTCTTGGCGTAAGACTGAACCTGTTCTAGGGAGAGATACACTTCCTGAAGTTGTTTGTTCAGTTCTTGGATCTGTTCCTGCTGGTGTTGGATTTGTTCCTGCTGGTGTTGGATCTGTTCCTGCTGGTGTTGGATTTGTTCCTGCTGATACTTTTGAAATTGATCTTGTCTTTGGAATAAGCTTTGATACTCATAATTTAAAGACAAGAAGCGCTCACGCGACATAGTAACAGAATGGTCACGCGCCTCAATAATTTTCCAGAGATTGCTAATACATGAATATGAAAAATCTGTATCTAGATTGTTATCCATAACCTAATAGTCTGTTTGCTTCTACACAAGACTCATTTTTCTGGGTGTCAACATAGTATTCGGAATCAGTATAACTTTTTAGTCGTGTGATAACATCCAGATTAAATCCCCTAGACCCAACAGCAGGTTGACTATCACCTGTACACTGCCTGAAGTATTTAAACTTTTCCAAGAAACTCGCACTGTACTGAATCTCTAAGCACTCACACAATTCTTTAATCTGAGCCTCTGGCTCCTCACAAATATCTTCGTAGTGAAAAATTCGATGTTTGCAAACAGACTTTGCGTAACGTAAATAGCGTATGCCAAAATCTTCAGCACTTAAGAAACGGAAGCTTTCTGGCACTTTTTCTGCAAAGGATTTAATAATTGATGTATAGACATCTTCTGCTCTCCTAGTAATTACCGCAGAGCAGCATTCAAAATCGCCATGCGATAAGTAGACCTCCTGCTCCAGAACATAGCTAGGAGTGAGAATATCTTGAACAAGGAGATCCCCCAGAAAATTGACAGATGGCCAGTCTCGAATAATAAGATTCAACTGACGTTCATGAGCTTTTTGAGAAAAGTATCTAATCTTTTGGATGTATGTTTGTGACCTTAGAACATCAACTTCTTCGTCCGAAATTAACTTCCACCATTCATGAGCCTGTTGCTCAGGAGGAACAACAGAAGCATGAGGATTAACCTCGGACAGAACCAAGTTTCCGGGAATACAACCAATGCATCTATTAATCAAGGTTCCACCGGAGCGGGCAAAAGCGTAAAACACCGCAAGCTTCATAGATACATCCCACAACGTTTGGTCGTCAAACTTGACAAAAATCGCTTAATCTTCCAAAACTTGCTGCTTTCCATCTGCTTAATTCTGTTCTCTAGAATCCTCAAATTTTGAACAGTTTCGCATAATTGACGTTCCTGCTCCGAAACTCTGGCTTTCAATCTCTTGACTGCGGAAGACTTTCTCTTGATAACTGATTTTGCAGTAGCCAGTTTCTCCTGAGTGTGCGAAAGTTCTTGACTGATTTCCGCAAGACAAGAATTCCTGAGAGACAGTTCTTGTTTAGTAGAAGACAGTTCTTGTTTGGTAGAAGACAGTTCACCTTCAATAGAACTGATCCTCGTCTCGGCGGCACACAGATCAGAATAGACTTCAGATGAAAGCCGTTGATAAAAACACAAATTTTGCCAAGTTAATTCATCCCTCGACTTGTAGCCTAGTTTTTCTGGCAATCCTCCTGCAACATTTTGAAGCTCTTCCAGGATCTCGTCATCCAGGAAATTAATCCAGTCCCCTTCTATGCCTTTCCTGAGATGCGCCTGAAGATCTTGAAGCCCTTTTTTTCGACCTGTCAGACTCTCAAATCTATACTCCTCCAGAACCTCTCTTAAAGTATTTTCGGGCGCATCTATTCCGAAGCCTCTGAAAAGATCCATGAAAACTTTGACATTATTCTTTGATGTCAAGTCTTCATATTTAATGAGAACAATATTCTTGTCCTTTGAGGATGCATTAATCCACGAGCGAATTGACTCAAATAAATCAAAACTATCCAATAATCGAATACTCTGTTTTAGTCCTTCTTTTTCAGGCTTTGAGTTAAGCAATTCCCTAATCAATGACACATCATCTACAATTGCCTGATGCGAATATTTCATAGAGAAGTACCAAGAAACGAGCATATCTCTCGGATCTCTCGTCACAAAAAAGGCAAAAGATGGGGAATGTGCCATTGCTCTGGCCCTGCAAAAGCTCTCATAGTCTACGTAGAGCGGTGTGATCACCGTATTGTCTGGAAATGGCTCATTAAAAACTTTCTCAGTCGGCTTCTGAACACCATATTTTAAGAGTAATTCATCTTCATAAAAATATGGCTGCAACCCTGAAAACTCTTGTACCCTGGAGTCTGAAAAGATAGCACGAACCCATTGGCTTGCAGTTTTATGGGTGCAACAATGAAAAATGTTCATGCTTTAACTCCTCTCTCTAACACCGTACTAATCAGAACTAATCAGATCTGGTACGGCTACAACTGTGTCTTGTCCCTGGTTGACTGACACAAGTCCCGAAAGCCCAGAAAATTCGTTGTCTTGGGATCGAAGCCCATAGCTCCTGAGTTGGAGCCGGAGGGCTTGGTCAGAGGAGCTTTTGGGCCAGCGTCCCCTACGAGAAATCAGGGGTTTCCAGAGATGTGTCAGGCAGTCAGGGCGATCCCTCCAGCGCGATCGCCATTCTGTCTGGTATGACGTAGCAATGCATACTATAGCCTTACAGGCTACCAAGTCATGGGATGCTTTTGTGCAAGAAATTTCATTTTCTAGAACGCGAACTTTACAAAGCTGGGTGGCTCTACCCAACCAGGTTGTATTTCAAAATGCAGTAAATGGCGCGGAAGCCGTCTTTCCAGCCGATTTTCTTGCCTTCTTTGTAGGTGCGGCCGTAATAGGAAATGCCCACCTCATAGATGCGGCAGCCTGCCTTGGCGACCTTGGCGGTGATTTCTGGCTCAAAGCCAAAGCGGTTTTCCTGAATGCGGATAGACTGGATTACCTCGCGGCGAAAGGCTTTGTAGCAGGTTTCCATATCGCTGAGGTTGATATTGGTCAGCATGTTCGACAGCAGCGTTAGGAACTTGTTGCCCACCATGTGCCAAAAGTAGACCACGCGGTGGGGGCGGCCGCCCATAAAGCGAGAGCCAAACACCACATCGGCTTTGTCATTGAGAATCGGCTCTATCAACAGGGGAAACTCCTGGGGGTCATACTCCAGGTCGGCATCTTGCACAATGACGACATCGCCCGTTGCCGCCGCAAAGCCCGTCCGCAGGGCGGCTCCCTTGCCGCGATTTTTGGGATGATAAATCACCTGGTCTACTAGCGGCTCGATTTGAGATTGCAGCAGTTCGCGGGTGCCGTCGGTCGAGCAGTCATCAACGATGATGATTTCGAGATCTTGGACGGGCGATCGCCTCACAGCCTCCACCACCTGCCCAATTGTTCCCAATTCGTTGTAGCAGGGCACCACAACCGAAAGTTTCATGCAGTTTGCCCTCCCTCCTCAAACACTTGACCCTGCTCTATGCAGACACGCTCATGCGAACAAGCCCATGCAGGCAAAATGCGTACTCGTCCACAATCACTCGTCCGCAGTCGAATATCTGACTATAAGTACCATAAAGCGGGGACTCAGTGTTGCTAAATTTTGCACGGTTGGGTTCAGAGTGGCAGACTGGAGGGCGATCGCGCTTCGTCGCTCAGGAAAACACCTGTCGGGCGATCGCCAAAAAAGCATCTGCTTGGGCAATTAGCATCTGAGCGTCTTGTTTCGAGAGATTAGGATAAATGTCGTAATCGGCACGAGTGCGAAGGGCTTGGGCATCAATCAACTGGCGGTGTAAATCGAGCGGCACTTTTCCTGGGCGAGCGAGATACTGACCAAAGGCGCTAATCACAGCAGCATGGCTAGAGAAAGAGAGTCCCTTTTTGTCCAAGAGCGCCTCAGCGACGTAAAACAGGGCATAGTACGCACGGAAAACAGCAAAATCGTAAACCCATTGCCGATTTCTCAGCGTGCCGATTTCTCAGAATGAAAATCAAGCCAAACGCCTCAGCGCATATCATAGCCAAACAGATTGGGGTCTACCTCTTCCAGATTCAGGTCAGCGAGGCCATATTCAGCCCAGCGGCGCGACACCAAATCCGCCGTGTCGGGGTCGGGGTCTAGCTGCTTACCCCAGGGGCGATCGCTCTCTGGGTAGATCTTGGTGGTCGCGTCGATGCCCATTTTGCTGCCCAGACCCGGGCGCTCGGTGGCAAAGTCCAGCGAGTCGAAGGGGTTATCCGGCAGAATGAACACATCCCGCGCTGGGTCCACCTTTGACGTAATCGACCAGACCACCTGGCGCGGATCGCGGACATTGATATCTTTGTCCACCACCACCACAAATTTCGTATAGCTAAACTGCGGCAGCGCACTCCAAAACGCCAGCGCCGCCCGCCGCGCCTGCCCCGGATAGGATTTGTCAATCGACAGCACGGCCACCTTATAGCTCAAGCCCTCCATCGGCAAGAAAAAGTCCACAATTTCCGGCACCTGTTGGCGCAAAATGGGCGTATAAATCCGGTTTAGCGCCAGTGCCATCATTGCGTCTTCCTTGGGCGGGCGACCGCTGAAGGCGGTGAGATAAATCGGATTTTTGCGGTGGGTCATGCAGTGGAAGCGGATCAGCGGGCCGTTGGGGTTTGCAGGGCCGTAGTAGCCCATGTGGTCGCCTGCCGGGCCGTCCATCGCCACCTCGCCGGGAGTAATCGTACCCTCCAGCACAAATTCTGAATCGGCGGGCACTTCCAAGTCCACCGTCTTGCACTTGGCCAGATGCACGCCGCCGCCGCCGTAGAGGCCAGCAAAGAGCCACTCCGACATGTCGATGGGCAGGGGAGTTGCGGCCGCCATCACGAGCATCGGGTCTACCCCAAGGGCGATCGCCACCTCCAGCGTTTCGCCCCGCTCGGCCGCCTTCCGCAAATGCCGCGTTGCGCCGCGCACCGAGAGCCACTGCACCGTCATCGTGTTTTTGGATTGCAGTTGGAGGCGATATACGCCCACGTTCACAATTTTGTTTTCAGGGTCTTTGGTAATCATCAGCCCCAGCGTGATCACCTTGCCCGCGTCGCCCGGATACACCCGCAGCAGTGGCAGCTTAGTCAGATCTACCTCGTCGCCCTTCAGCACCACCTGCTGACACGGCGGCAAAAGCTCGCGCATGGGCTTGGCCTTCACCACGTCAAACAGGGCCTTGCCCAAGTCAACCGCCTGAGAAATCTTCTTGGGCGGGCGGGGTTGATACAGCAGGGCCAGCTTTTTGCCCAGCGCTTCCAGTTCTTCGGGCTGCTCCATGTTCATTGCCCAACAGACGCGCTGCACCGTACCCATCACGTTCACCGCAACGGGATACTCAGCCCCCTTCACGTTTTCAAACAGCAGGGCCGGGCCGCCGCTTTGCAGCAGGCGATTGGCAATTTCGGCAATTTCCAGTTCGGGATCAACCAGCGCCGTAATGCGCCGCAACTGCCCCCGCTGCTCTAGCTGGTTCAAAAATCCCCGCAGATCTCGCGCCATGATGAAGAACTGTAACGTGTCTCCTCTCATTATCAACGAGATTGGGGCAGTAGTTTTGCGGTGCAGAGCTGGTTGCCTGACACAAGTCCCGAAAGCCCAGAAAATTCGTTGTCTTGGGATCGAAGCCCATAGCTCCTGAGTTGGAGCCGGAGGGCTTGGTCAGAGGAGCTTTTGGGCCAGCGTCCCCTACGAGAAATCAGGGGTTTCTAGAGATGTGTCAGGCAGTCAGGGTGCAGAGATCCACACCCAAATTAGCCAGAAACGTAAACCTTGCAGAATGTAGTTTTTCAACATCCACAAATTGCACCTCAAATCGCAATTTGGCAATAGTTCAGCTAAATCTGAAAATCGTCATGGCTATCAATCATCACAGTGCAATATCTCAGGTTCGTTTGGGCATTTCGGAAGCTGAGGAGGGGGAGTTAAGCCGTCAGCTTTGCACGCTGCTGCGGGCGGAGTCTGCCAGAAGCGGAAGGCCGTGGGTGCAATTTTCGCGCCTCGCAGAGCTGTATCGTCTGCAATATGGAAAGGTGTTGGTGCAACAGTTCAAGCAGGCGGGCTATGCAGATTCATGTCTGTTTTGGCGGGATCATCGGCAGGTGTTTTCGACCTACGCCACGCCAGATTCAGGAAATCCCTACGTGGCAGTGTTTGAAATGGTGAACCCGACCCAGGATTTTCGGTGGAGCGATCGCCCTCCTGCTCGTCGCCGCCGCAAAACATGGCCAACTTGTCCATAAACATGACTTCTCACTTTGAAAAGCTGCCCTTAACAAAAATATTACTCATTGCTAAGGGCAATTTTAAGTTTTACCTAGCAGCCCTAGTCACCTTGTTTCGAGCATCTATTTGTAGTTTTGAATAATGGGCTTGGCCTGACTACAAGCACCAGTCTGCCAAGACTCTGTAAAGCTGGACAAATCGAGAGCCGCTAACCAAAATTGTTCACCCACCACTCGCCAGTTTACGGAAGGAGCTTTACTCCTGTTGTATGCCGTCTGGGCATTTTCAGAGAAGCGTTGAACATCGACAAGACAGGCACTCATTAGCGTCGCATCTGCCTTAGTTTGCGCTAATTGCTGGCTAAGCGATAGCTCAGTTTGTTGGCTAGCCAGCAGAGCTTTTTGAGTCAGCCTGAGCTGCTCTGCTACCATGCTTGAGCTTTGAGCAACATTCCGCAGTCGATATTCTTGAACCGCAGTTGGAATACCGGCAAAGAGAATAAGAAGCGATGCAAGCAAAATAGGGGGTAAGTGAATATCTCTCCAAGAGTTGGGATTGAGATTAGTATGCAGCGTCATGGTAGACACCCTCCTCCTGATCAGCGATCAGGTTCCCTGGTAGAAGCCTTGCAGATAGAGAGTTTGAAGCGTTTTCTATGGGCTTTGGCTTACACCTTGATCCTACCTCTGGCAAGCAGAATTGCTCACTAGGCGCAATTTTTCTTAAGCAGAGCTTATGTACTAAGCAGCTTCTGTACAAGTTATCTGTACAAGCTGTCTGTACAAGTTAAAAGCGATCGCCCTCCCTAGAAAGTTCAAACAAGTTCAAACAAGCTCAAACAGAGAACTCAAAAAGAGAGGCGATCGCCCAATTCTGACAAAACCCGGCTTCGCTCGACCTAGCCAAACGCCGCCGCGCTGCGGGTAGGCATTTCCTGCTCATCGTCGATCGTCAGCTTGTGGGGCTTGCAGCGCTTGATGCTGAGCTTGATTCCCTGTGCGCCTTCTTGCACCAGATCTTCGACGTAGCCGCCCTTGTGTTGTTCTGCTTCCGTTGCACTGGCGAACGGGCCGAAGTAGTAGGTGCAGCGGGGCGAGTCAGTCACAATTTCCACCCACCAGGCCGCACCTACCGTTTGCAAGATTGATGTCCAGGTTTCTTTCATAAGGCGTTAGGATGTAAGTCTTTGGCTTAAACTGTAGGGTTCTCTTTAGGAAAATTCAATATTTATTACAATCCTTTATGAACCAGCTTCAGCAAAATAAGGCATCCTATGAGCCAGTCTATTCAAGGGGGCTAAGCTTCCATCCCCTTCAATCCCTAAGACTCCTAGCTCAAGTTTTGTCCCGCCTACAGCATCCCTTGAAATCTGCCCCCCAGATCGTATTGTGTGTGACGTTTAGGCAAAAATTCTGATCGCTTCTGATTTCAGACTTATTTTGCCTCTGCGTTTTTTTGGCATATTTTCTGTTTCGGGGGGCAGATGTATACCCAGCCAGTGAATCACTTGGCGATCGCCGGACTGAGCGAGAGCGTATTCGTCCAGCGCTGGCGATACACCTCATACAGCGCCATACCCGCGGCCACCGAGGCATTCAGGCTGGCTGTTTTGCCCCGCAGCGGAATCGACACCAGCACATCGCAACTGCGCTGCGTCAGCATGTTTAGCCCGTCACCCTCGGAGCCGACCACCAGCACCGTCGCCCTGTGAAACGTGACCGTGTTGATCGACTGCCCCGCTTCTGCGTCGGTGCCGTAAATCCAGAACCCTTCGGCTTTCAACTCTTCGAGCGCTCGTCCCAGGTTGACCACGCGGGCGATCGCCAGGTTTTCCAATGCACCCGCCGCGACTTTCATCACCGTTGAGGTAACACCGACCGAGCGCCGTTGCGGGATCACGATGCCCTGAGCGCCCAGCGCTTCGGCCGTGCGAATAATTGCACCCAGGTTGTGGGGATCGGTGATGCCGTCCACTGCTACCAGCACGGGCTGTTCGGTTGCGGCTTTGGCCTGGGCAATCAGGTCGCCCAATTCCAGATATTCATAGGGAGCAACCTGCGCCACGATGCCCTGATGCGTTGCGCCGTGGGTCAGATGGTCGAGCCGTCGATTGTCTACCTCGTCGATGACGGCTCCGTTGCTCTTGGCTTTTTGCAGCAGCGTATGGAAGCGGGGATCGTAGCGCAGGCGCGGCGTGACCCAGATGCGGTTAAGCTGGCGATCGCTCTCTAGGGCCGCCACCAGCGTATGACGACCATAGATCAAATCGAGGCTGGCTTCTTCGGATTCATGCAGTTCATTGCCGAGGCTCTCCGTGGCCCTATAGCGGGCTTCCGAAACGTCCCCAAAGTTCCTCGGTTGGGATGTGCCGCGATCGCTCTCCCAGGCTGGTCGGGGCGGTTTGCGGCCGGGGCGATCGCTCCCGTCTCTGCCTGGCGCAGCGGCCGGGCGGCGGGAAATAGGTCGAACCTGGTCACCGGAAAGGCGGACGGGCCGGTCTGGGCTAAATTTGGCTTTGGCGGGCTTGTCTGCATCACTGCGACGACGGGCAGGGCGATCGCCCACTGATTGCTCTGGCTGCCTCTGATCCGACGGTCTGGCGCTGTAGGAGTCTCTGGCAGGACGATCAGGGCGATCGCCCGAAAACTTTCTGCCCGCAGGTTTGCCGTAGCGATCGCCAGAAGGCTTTCGACTCGCAGATCCGTCACCATAGCGATCGCCCCGATCGTCGCCTGCTGCCCGCTCACTAAAGTAGCGATCGCCCGCCGACTTTCCGCCTGCCGACTTTCCGCCCGAAAACTTTCGCCCGCCCCCGCCTGCACGCGGTTTGCCTGGTCGGGATGAACCCTGTCCTTTGCGCGGGGACGACCCCCGGTTTGAGTCGCGGTTTTGAGCAGCCATGAGTCTCCTTCCCTGACGTAGTCGTAGTGTCCAAATGTCTAAGACGCGCCGGGCAGTAAAACCGTCAGCATCTCCGGGTTTCTAGCATAGCGGAGCCAGCTCCAAATTGGGGGAAAATCAACACGATTCCCTGACCAAAGATTTCTTGCGATTTCGTTTCAGTTTCTTAAGCGAGCGGAGGGCAGATTGCAACGGATCTATACAGGTCTATCAGGCTTTTTCACCGCCTCTCTCACCGCCTTTTTCACCGCTTGCTTCTGGCGGGGGCTTCAAGTTTTCGAGGGGCTGCATCTGTGCCAGCAACTCCTGCAATCGCCCCGGATTGCTGAGATACAGGTATCCCAGCAGCGTTTCTAGACCTGTGGCCTGACGATAAATTTCAGCATCCACCCGCCGGGGGCCTCGCTGAGCCGCATTGCGCCCTCGCCGCACAATGTCTTGCTCCTGTTCGGTGAGATGGCTAGAGAGCGATCGCACTTGGGCGGCCTGGCTTTCGGCCCGCACCTGCTCCACGACTTGCCGATGATAGTCTTGAATGCGTTTGGGCGGCAGCAGGCAGGCTATCCGTACATGCAGTTCGTACACTGCATCGCCCACGTAGGCCAATGCCGCCGGAGAGAGCCGCTGGAGGTCTTGCTCCCGGAATCCCTTCTCAGCGGGGCACGACCCGGCCGCATCAAGACCGCTTGGCATTCTCCAGCGCTGCCTCGACGTTGGGCTGAATCTTGAAAAACTGCTCCAAACGCACCATTTTGATCGTCTGCATGACGCGGGAGTTGGCGATCAGTTGCAGCTTGCCATTTGCCTGCTGCACTTTCTTGGCCACCTGCACCAGCGCTCCAATGCCGGAGCTATCAATAAAGTCAATCTGGGACATGTCGAGGATGACGCTAGACGGCCCCTCCTCTACATATTTATCGACAACCTTGCGGAAGGTGGGTTCAGAAAACGCATCGAGAAGCCCCGCGAGGCGGAAGACCTGGCTGTTGTCTCGCACCTCCCGAGTGCCGCGCAAGCTCACCGTTAAAGTAAGTGTCTCAGGAATAAGAACCTCCCCGCTGGCGTTCAACTCAGCGCTGTGTCTGGGTAAGTGAATCGAGGCTTAAGTATACTCCAAAGTGAATTTGTGGCCAATAGAACTTTTAGCCGCATGAGCCGCGCTGTCTATTCTGCGCTGATACGCCGATACCGATGCGCCGATGCCGATACGCCAATGCCGATACGCCAATGAGGAATGGGGATTTAGCTTGGGTATTTGGGGTGGGGGCGATCGCCCCAAATCCACCTTCAACACACGCTGCTAAAAGGCGCGAATGAACGGGGCAAATTGAGTATTCCATCAACTCGAAATCAACTCGAAAATAACTCAAAACCCAAACAGAGGATGGTTATTTTTGGGCGATCGTCCCCACAGAAAAAGGTCGTCAAGCAATTAGAATTCTCGCGTTTATCGAGAAACCATCCATTCATATTTTTCGGACAATCAACCGGCCGATCAGTCAGATTTCCTGAACCGAATTTCAGGACGGTTTTTCGGCTTTTTCACATTCGGATGCGCCCTTGATCTTTACAGGAATTCCCTCGGTCATGAAGTGCTTAATTAGATCAGCAAACTCTTCTTCCTTAGTTTTTTCCTTTTTCTTCTCAGCAGGCTTGTTGAACAAGAATGAACACGCAAATGCAAACCCAATAAAGATCCACTCTGCACCTGTCATAGATATGGAGATCCAAATTCAACAAAACACTAGAAATATGACTCAAGCAAAGTAAACACCTGAGTCTGCGGAACCTTTTCCAATTTCAAGATGGTCGCGAGGCTAAGCCAAAGCCTTGCCTCGAAAGACTTTCACAGAGAGACGCTAGACCGAAAAGCACTAACTTCAGACGGGAGCTAGAGCATGGGGGCTAGAGCATTGCAAAATACAAAAACAGAAATACAAAAACAGTTCCAAAGATGGCAATTAACTACGGTCAAAACAGTCAAAACCCTGCTTCAAAACTCAGCTCTCTTAAAGATAAGGTATGACTTTGGATATCAGCCTGCCAGATTCTCGATCATTCTAAGAC
The Thermoleptolyngbya sichuanensis A183 DNA segment above includes these coding regions:
- a CDS encoding sulfotransferase family protein; the encoded protein is MKLAVFYAFARSGGTLINRCIGCIPGNLVLSEVNPHASVVPPEQQAHEWWKLISDEEVDVLRSQTYIQKIRYFSQKAHERQLNLIIRDWPSVNFLGDLLVQDILTPSYVLEQEVYLSHGDFECCSAVITRRAEDVYTSIIKSFAEKVPESFRFLSAEDFGIRYLRYAKSVCKHRIFHYEDICEEPEAQIKELCECLEIQYSASFLEKFKYFRQCTGDSQPAVGSRGFNLDVITRLKSYTDSEYYVDTQKNESCVEANRLLGYG
- a CDS encoding sulfotransferase domain-containing protein, which translates into the protein MNIFHCCTHKTASQWVRAIFSDSRVQEFSGLQPYFYEDELLLKYGVQKPTEKVFNEPFPDNTVITPLYVDYESFCRARAMAHSPSFAFFVTRDPRDMLVSWYFSMKYSHQAIVDDVSLIRELLNSKPEKEGLKQSIRLLDSFDLFESIRSWINASSKDKNIVLIKYEDLTSKNNVKVFMDLFRGFGIDAPENTLREVLEEYRFESLTGRKKGLQDLQAHLRKGIEGDWINFLDDEILEELQNVAGGLPEKLGYKSRDELTWQNLCFYQRLSSEVYSDLCAAETRISSIEGELSSTKQELSSTKQELSLRNSCLAEISQELSHTQEKLATAKSVIKRKSSAVKRLKARVSEQERQLCETVQNLRILENRIKQMESSKFWKIKRFLSSLTTKRCGMYL
- a CDS encoding glycosyltransferase family 2 protein; translated protein: MKLSVVVPCYNELGTIGQVVEAVRRSPVQDLEIIIVDDCSTDGTRELLQSQIEPLVDQVIYHPKNRGKGAALRTGFAAATGDVVIVQDADLEYDPQEFPLLIEPILNDKADVVFGSRFMGGRPHRVVYFWHMVGNKFLTLLSNMLTNINLSDMETCYKAFRREVIQSIRIQENRFGFEPEITAKVAKAGCRIYEVGISYYGRTYKEGKKIGWKDGFRAIYCILKYNLVG
- a CDS encoding HEPN domain-containing protein, with amino-acid sequence MGTLRNRQWVYDFAVFRAYYALFYVAEALLDKKGLSFSSHAAVISAFGQYLARPGKVPLDLHRQLIDAQALRTRADYDIYPNLSKQDAQMLIAQADAFLAIARQVFS
- a CDS encoding UbiD family decarboxylase, which translates into the protein MARDLRGFLNQLEQRGQLRRITALVDPELEIAEIANRLLQSGGPALLFENVKGAEYPVAVNVMGTVQRVCWAMNMEQPEELEALGKKLALLYQPRPPKKISQAVDLGKALFDVVKAKPMRELLPPCQQVVLKGDEVDLTKLPLLRVYPGDAGKVITLGLMITKDPENKIVNVGVYRLQLQSKNTMTVQWLSVRGATRHLRKAAERGETLEVAIALGVDPMLVMAAATPLPIDMSEWLFAGLYGGGGVHLAKCKTVDLEVPADSEFVLEGTITPGEVAMDGPAGDHMGYYGPANPNGPLIRFHCMTHRKNPIYLTAFSGRPPKEDAMMALALNRIYTPILRQQVPEIVDFFLPMEGLSYKVAVLSIDKSYPGQARRAALAFWSALPQFSYTKFVVVVDKDINVRDPRQVVWSITSKVDPARDVFILPDNPFDSLDFATERPGLGSKMGIDATTKIYPESDRPWGKQLDPDPDTADLVSRRWAEYGLADLNLEEVDPNLFGYDMR
- a CDS encoding DUF1816 domain-containing protein: MKETWTSILQTVGAAWWVEIVTDSPRCTYYFGPFASATEAEQHKGGYVEDLVQEGAQGIKLSIKRCKPHKLTIDDEQEMPTRSAAAFG
- the rlmB gene encoding 23S rRNA (guanosine(2251)-2'-O)-methyltransferase RlmB, whose protein sequence is MGDRPARRRSDADKPAKAKFSPDRPVRLSGDQVRPISRRPAAAPGRDGSDRPGRKPPRPAWESDRGTSQPRNFGDVSEARYRATESLGNELHESEEASLDLIYGRHTLVAALESDRQLNRIWVTPRLRYDPRFHTLLQKAKSNGAVIDEVDNRRLDHLTHGATHQGIVAQVAPYEYLELGDLIAQAKAATEQPVLVAVDGITDPHNLGAIIRTAEALGAQGIVIPQRRSVGVTSTVMKVAAGALENLAIARVVNLGRALEELKAEGFWIYGTDAEAGQSINTVTFHRATVLVVGSEGDGLNMLTQRSCDVLVSIPLRGKTASLNASVAAGMALYEVYRQRWTNTLSLSPAIAK
- a CDS encoding Mini-ribonuclease 3, whose protein sequence is MPSGLDAAGSCPAEKGFREQDLQRLSPAALAYVGDAVYELHVRIACLLPPKRIQDYHRQVVEQVRAESQAAQVRSLSSHLTEQEQDIVRRGRNAAQRGPRRVDAEIYRQATGLETLLGYLYLSNPGRLQELLAQMQPLENLKPPPEASGEKGGERGGEKA
- a CDS encoding STAS domain-containing protein, which codes for MSLRGTREVRDNSQVFRLAGLLDAFSEPTFRKVVDKYVEEGPSSVILDMSQIDFIDSSGIGALVQVAKKVQQANGKLQLIANSRVMQTIKMVRLEQFFKIQPNVEAALENAKRS